In the genome of Caldisphaera lagunensis DSM 15908, the window TAGAAGGGCCTTGGATTTGCTAAGGGTTGCTGGAGAAATTGCTGAAAGAGAAAATAGAAATGTTGTAACAAAAGATGATGTAATGAAGGCAAGAGTTGAAATAGAAAGAGATAGGGTAGGGGATGTAGTAAAAACATTACCTCTTCATGGAAAACTAATAATGACTTCAATATTATTAGCAACTGCTATGGGTAAAGATTATGCGACAACTGGAGATATATATGATAATTACAAAAAATTGATTTCCAAACTTGGATTAGAAGAAATAACATTAAGAAGGGTAAGTGGAATATTAAGTGAACTTGATATGCTAGGTATCATCTCAGGCAGAATAATTAGCAGAGGAAGATATGGGAAAACTAGGGTTATTTCATTGGCGGCAGAAGTTAATGCTATAATACAAGCGCTAAAAGAAGATCCAATGATTGCCGATTTATTGAATGAGGTCAAATATGATGATAATAGAAAAAATAATAGCCTGTGATGATGGTGAAGTTAAAAAGTTAGGATATGGTAAAACCTTAGTCTCATGTATATCATATAAGGAAGTTTGGCCTGAAAATATAAAGATTGGTTTTGTTCATACAGATGGATTAGATGCAACATCAGTATTATCATACCTTATAAAAACCTTGGCAAACAATGAAAAATCTGTTGTTTTATTTGATTCAATAACTATAGCCGGGTTTAATGTTATATCACTACCAGGCATCCAAAAGCTAACTAATTTACCATCAATAGTTATATATAATTATAAGCCATCTATAAAAAATTTGTTAAAGGCATTGAGGCCACATTTTGAGGATAGCTATATTAGAGAACTAGCATTAAATCAGCTAAAAGAAATTAAAAAAATTGAGACAAACAGAGGGGTTTTATACATTGTTAACCGGGGGGTTAACAAAGAAGAAGCAATACAATTGATTAATTCATATCAATTTTACTCAACGATCCCCGAGCCATTAAGAATGTCCCATATAATATCTTCCCACTTATCAAAAATTATTAATCCCTATTTACCATAATCTATTTATAAATAAGTTTTATTAATTTCTTTTAATAAAGGTATTTTGGGGATATGGATGAACAAATATGAGAAATTTGGTGATTTATTCATAGTTGATGTTTCTCCTGGAGATTTACATGGTATAGTTTCTTCCTTTATTTTAGTAGATGATAAGGTTACAATTATTGAACCTGGACCTGCAAGTCAATATAATAAATTGAAAAATGCTTTATTAGATTTAAATCTAAAACCTGATATAATAATATCAACACATATTCATTTAGATCATGCAGGCTCTACCGGGCATTTAATAAATGATTATCCTAATGCTAAAGCATATGTTCATCCAAAGGGTGCAAAGCATATTATTGATCCTTCCCAATTGTGGGACGCTGCAAATAAGTTTTCAAAGCTTTTAGCAGATAATTATGGAAAGCCATTACCAGTTAAAGAATCTAATGTGATTGTTCCAGATGATTATTCAGAAATTAATATTGGAAAACATAAGGTTAAATTTATATATACTCCAGGCCATGCAAGCCATCATATGAGCATATTATTATATCCAGAAAATATAATTTTCACAGGAGATTCGGCAGGAGGCATCTTTAATTTTAAAAGCGGTAAGGTATATGCAATTACCTCACCAACACCATTTAAGCCAATACAATACTTAGAAAGTTTAGAAAAAATGAAGTCATTTAAACCAAAGTATATAGCTCCTACACATTATGGAATACATGAAAATGGTTATGAATATTTGGAAATAGGAGTTGATAGAACGAAATTGTGGCTTGATGTTATAAATGAAGATTTAGCTAAAGGTGTTGAGGATTTAAATAAAATTGTTAAAGATTTAATGGATGCTGATAAAGACTTTATGAATGCAGTTAATGAGAATATACAATTCTTTACCGATGGCTTTCTAATAGAATCTGTTAAAGGAATGATAAATGCTATAAAAAATGGAGACTACAAAAAATAAAAAATAAATTTTAAAATTAAATATTTACTCTACCTTGGCTCTGAAGTATTTTCCTGTTTCCGGACTCTTGAATAAACCTATTTTAACGCCCTTTCCTTTCTTGGGCGCTAATGTCCATACTTTTATTGGTGTTAATGTAACTTCCTTACCAGTTGTGGGATCCTTAACCTTTACAGGCGGTAACTTAGACGACATGTTTCCTCACTATGCTATAAGTTATATCATGGATATTTATAAATTTTTTCTTTTAAAAAGTAGGATGTACTAAAATAAAAGATTCAGTTTTGTATTATCAATTAACCATTTTATTAAATACTTAAAAAAATTTTTTAAAAAAATATGGAAAAAGTAGTTTTATAAGATATTTTTAATTCTCTTCTAACATTTTTCATTAGGAAAACAAGGTGGAATAAATGACAAAATGGAAGTTAAGATGCAAGGAATGCAAAAATGAATGGGTATTACCAGTAAGTTTTGAAATAGATAAAATGAAGAATTTTTATCATTATTGCCCTTACTGCAAGAAAAACACTTTTCATGAACCAGTTAAGAAACTGGAGGATTAAGGTATTTATTTAAAGGACCTTCCGATTTTAAAAGCTCAATTTCATTGTAAAATTCATCTAGTGTTAAAACTTCTTGGGAACCCTGTTTCCACCTTTTCCTTACATTTACTGTATTAGATTCTTTCTCTTTATCACCAACTACTACGATCATTGGGACCCAAGATTTTCCCGCTACCCTGATTCTAGTTCCTAAACTCTTAGAAGGAGGATCATAATAAACTCTAATACCTTTTGAATTTAATTCATTAAATATGTTTTTTGCGTATTCTTCATGTGATTCCTTTACAGGTATTATGGCAACCTGATAAGGAGATAACCAAAATGGCAAACTTGGTGTTATACCATTATCTGCTAAGATTAAACCATAATCAATTAAAGAAGAAATTATATTTCTTATTGGCCCAATAAAGGTTAATGAATTCCCTCTTACATTACCATATCCACCCAATAAAACAAACCCATTATTTCTTGACTTATATAGAATTAAATTTAAATCGTAATCAATGTCATAATTAATGTTAAATCCTTCGCTAGATGATGCTTTTATTTCAGATAATTTATTACTTATGCCATTAATTATATTGTTAAATTCCTTATCAAAATCATCCTTTTTGCTAATTTTTGGCAATAACAATATATCACTTCCTGGTATGAATCCTTGAATTGATGCTCCATGGTCTTTTAAATATCTTCCATAATCTAAAACAGACTTTATAATTGATGATAGACCATCAATTCCATAGATCTCTTTATGATTACCATGTTTAATCTCTAGATTTTCTTCATTGTTTTCCTTAATTAAAAATTCCATAAAAGTATCTATCATAAATTTGCCTATATTATTTATCCCATCGCTAAGTATGCCGAATTTTTCTTGGGCGCCTATTGATTCATTATCCCAAGGATTGTTAATTAATAGAGAACTATCAAGAAGTTTATTATTTATTGCATCTTGTATTGATAGTTTATTTTGATCTTTAATATAAAATGGTCCCTTAGGAGGGGTAATTGTTCTAGATAGTTCACACATAGGATGCCCAGGACATGTAATGCTAAAACCTTTATACCAACCAAATGGTGCTCTATTTACATTAAATCCCATTTTCTTTAACTCATCTTCAATTGATTTTAGAACATTAATTGCTTTGTTTGGCTCTGCCAGGCTTGGTGATAAATGAGCAAAAGGATAAATTACTATACAATTTAATTTGAATCTATTTGCATGTTGGGCTAATTCTAAGGCTGCTTCATGAGACAAATCAGGAGTATCATCTTCTTCAACGCTTATAAAACCTGCGACACATTCATTTCCTTCATATTTTGAAGGAGGATCTGGAGGGTTTTCTATAGCTTCTTCAACAGCCCAATATTTTATTTCTCTTAGATGAATCATTAAAATTCTCATTTAATGCACCATTTAGATTAGTTTCTGTAGAAATATTAATATATTCACTGAGGAGGGAACAAACTAAATCTAAATGTAATATAGAATTATATCATCACTTACAACACAAATAATGTAATATAAAATTATAGCTTTTAATAGCTATTTAGTTAATTGAGGATGGTAAGATGTCGGAAGAAAATACTAATAATGAACAAGAGAAGGCTAGGCCAAAAGATATAACTGATCTACCAGGAGTAGGGCCTAATACGGCTCAAAAATTAATAGAATCAGGATATACTAGTATTGAGGCAATAGCTGTTGCAACTCCTCAAGAAATTGCCCAAGTAACTGGGATTCCATTACCCTCAGCCCAAAAAATTGTAAGCGCTGCAAGGGAAACATTAGATATCAAATTTAGAACCGCATTAGAATTGAAGAAAGAAAGGTTGAATATACATAAGATAACAACGGGAAGTAAGAGCTTGGATGACTTATTGGGAGGAGGAATTGAAACTAGGGATATGACAGAGTTTTTTGGGGAATATGGAACAGGTAAAACACAGATATGCCATGCTTTAGCTGTTAATGTTCAATTACCAGAGGATAAAGGAGGATTAAATGCTAAGGCTGTTTATATTGATACTGAAGGCACATTTAGATGGGAGAGAATAGAACAAATTGCAAGAGGTTTAAATTTGGATCCAGATAAGGTTATGGAAAACATTTATTGGATAAGAGCTGTTAATTCCCATCACCAAATGGCAATAGTAGATCAATTATATGATATGCTTTCTAAGGATAATGTAAAGCTTGTAATAGTAGATTCATTAACAAGTCATTTTAGAGCTGAGTTCCCAGGAAGAGAAAATTTGGCTATGAGACAGCAATTATTGAATAAGCATCTTCATCAACTAATTAGACTATCTGAAATATATGATATAGCAGTTGTAGTTACGAACCAAGTTATGGCAAGGCCTGACGTGTTTTATGGAGATCCAACATCTGCTGTTGGAGGAAATATAGTAGCACATGCCCCAGGAGTAAGAGTTCAATTGAAAAGAAGTAGAGGAAACAAAAGAATAGCAAGAATTGTTGATGCCCCTCATTTGCCAGAGGGTGAGACCGTATTTGTAATAACCGAATATGGAATTAAAGATGCTGAAGATTAAGATCAAACTTATTTAATTATGCCCATTTAAATATAAATTATTAAATATGTTATTTGGATCAAGGGGAGAAATTGATAATATTAAAAGTCATGCAATATTTTTTAATAATGCTAGCCTTTGCAATATTTATACCTGCCTCCATTTTAGATATAAAGTATAGAGAAGTACCTTTATGGTTATGGTATGTTGGCTCTAAAATTGGTATAGTTTTTTCGTTAATTTCATTCTCATTTTATTATTCTATACAAACACTTGTTATCTATTATTTAATAAGCATATTCAGCGTTTTGGGATTATTTATAGCTTATATTATTGGTCATATGGGAGCAGGGGATATGTGGGCTTCTATATTTCTTGCATTATCTTTACCAATAAATCCATTTGGTGGTATATTTCCCCCCATAATTTTAACTCTTTTAATTGCATCCATATTAGAGTTGATAACAAGGACTTTCCTAACTTTAAGGGAGTGCAAAGGATTTAATAAAAGATGCTTTTCTGCTGCCCCAATTAAAGCAAGGGATCTTTTATCAATGAAAAAATATAAATGGTATTTTGCTCAAACCTCTACAAAAAATATTTCTGTAGATGAACCTCATGAAACAATAATAGAAGAATGCAATGGAAATCTTGATAACATAGTTTGGGCTCAACCCGGTCTCCCATATATATTATTTATATTAATAAGTCTTCCGGTCTCTCTTATACTAGGTGCTATAATATAATTAGGTGTTAAAACAATGGAATGGGCTGAAAAATGGTATGATAATCTCTGGGCACCATGGAGGATGAGTTATATAAAAAATTTTTCTGGAACAAAAAATGAAGAAAAAAATGAAAAGAATAAGTGCATTTTCTGCGAAGCACAAAAACTAGATATGAAAGAAGCATTAGTAGTATTTAAAGGAAAATTTTCATTTATAATTCTTAATAAATTTCCTTATAATTCAGGTCATCTAATGATAGCCCCATATAGGCATGTTGGAAATTTAACTGAATTAAATGATGATGAAATGTTGGAAATATCAAAATTAATAAAAGTTTCAATAGATGCTTTAACTAAAGCATACAAGCCGGAGGGATTTAATATAGGGGTAAATATTGGAGAAGCTGCTGGGGCAGGAGTTCCAGGGCATGTACATATACACATTGTTCCTAGATGGAAAGGTGATGCTAATTACATAACAATTATAGGAGGGGTTAAGGTAGTCCCTCAGTCTTTAGAAGAAACTTATAATATATTAAAACCTTTAATTGAGGAGGTATCAAGAAATCTTGGGCTCTAATAATGTAAATAAAATTTATATAATTACTCATAATGATTTAGATGGCATGGGAGGGGCTGCATCAATTTTAAGGATATTAGGCAAAAAACTAAATGATTCTGTAATAATTTTTGCTGAACCATATAATGTAGAAAATGCTATTGAGGGAATTATAGATTCTGTAAATAAGGGAGATTATTTATTTCTTGTTGATATAGGATCTAATAAAAATAATATTAGTTATGTTTACAACTACTTCAAAGAAATAAGTAAAAAAGGTGTTGAAATATATTGGTTCGATCACCATGTATGGGAAGATAAAGATATACAATTAATTAAATCTATAGGTGTAAATGTAATTGTAGATACTAGCACATGCGGAACTGGAGTTGCAATTAAATATGCATCAAAAATATTTGAGAAAAATATAGATGATTTCTTGGAAAAATTAGAAAAGGCTATTTGTGCATCAGATATTTGGAAATGGGACGATGAGCTTGGAGCAAAGCTATTTAGAGCTACCTATGCAAACGGAGGTTTAAATGGGCTAGAATGGAAATTCAAGGTAATAGATAAATTTATTAATGGAATTATTTGGGACGAGGAATTGGAAGAACATTTAAGATATTATATTAGGAAAGAGCTGGAAGGCTATGATAGAATATTGTCTACATTAAAAACTTATGGAAACTCATGCAAGGTATCCGGTGTTTTTAAAGATACTGATATTCCATCAGACAGTATTGTTGGAGCTATGATATTATCTAGATCTAATAGTGATATTGCGGTTATAATAAAGAAGAAGGGGTTTAATTTGGTAAGTCTTTCATTAAGGAGTAGAGATAAGGCTAATGTGCAATTAATTGCAAAAAGTCTAGGTGGAGGAGGCCATCCAAAGGCTTCTGGAGCTTCTATGAATATTCCATTATATGTTTCTCTTATTTCATTGTTTGATAAATCATTTTTAATAAAATATGTTATTAAAAACATATATTCTTTGGCATTAAATAATAATTCTTGTTTATTAAATAAGAAGAATTAAATTTATTGGTTTTCTTCCTTCTTTTCTTCACTTGCAATATTTGTTTGAGTTTTCTCCTCTTCTTTAGTCTCTTTCTTCTCCTCTCCTCCTTTTACTTCCTCTTTGGCTTCCTCTTTTACTTCCTTTTTCTCCTCTTTCTTCTTTGGTTTTTGTTGTTTTGGTTTTTGTTTATCCAAATCGACTACATTTTTGCAATTAAGTTTTGTTAATATTTCATCAACTTTGTCTTTTTCTACTTTGAATGTATATAAATATTTATTGGTTCTTACTTTTATTTTGGCCATACCATCTTTATTATTTCTTTTAACTCTACATTCTATACCCTTTTGAGCTATTTTTTCTAGCTCTTCCAAGCTTTTTACTTCTATTGGCACATTTAACACCCTGAAAAATAAATGAGATAGTAAATATTAAAAATTATCTTTTAATTGCCTCGATGGCTTCTTCTTTGATTCCCATTCTTCTAGGATAGAATATTCTTTGATCCATAAGTTTTGGCTCTTTTATAATAATTGGTTTAAATTCCATTTTGTTTAATATATCTTTCTCTAAGTCAATCCCAGGCGCTATTTCCAATAATTCTATACCTTCATCAGCCTTCTTAAACACTGCTCTTTCAGTAATATATAAAGCATTTTTGTTGGCTCTGCTTAGTATCTTACCTGAACAACCAACTCTGTAAACTTCTTTAACGAACTTTATTATATCACCATCTTTTATTATTTTTAGTTTACCATCATGGATCTCAATAACTCTATCTCCTGCAGTAAATTCTCCTGCAAAAAAGATCTGTGGAGAACCAGCAGCAATTGCTGGAAAGCCTCCTGGACCTGGCAGTCTTGAAGGCATGATAAATGAATTAACGTTTCCATATTTATCTACTTGCATAAAACCTAAACTGGCTGCATCTATTATTCCTCCTTCATACATGGTAAATTGATCAGGAACAGAGAGGATTGCAAATGGCCCAATAGATGCCCCAAAGTCTGCCCCATATAAAGGTTTACCTCCCCAGGTCCCCGATTCAACAGTTAAAACTATTAAATCTTGAACCTCTTCTTCTACAGCAACATCAGCAACTGTTGCTGGAATACCAACACCTAAATTAACTATTACCTGTCTTCCATATTTCTTTAGCAATTCAAGCAATTCAAGCATTACTCTTCTTGCTATTATTTTTCTGTGATTTAATTCTACTTGAGTTAAGCTTTCTCTGCTTAAAGGGGGTATAATTTTTCCAGAAACTGACGGATCATAATCGAAGCTTGCACTTTGCCAATGATATTCTCTTGGAGAAATAACAACATAATCAACTAATGGGCCAGGAACCTCAACATCTTTTGGATTTATTGATCCATAACGGGCTATTCTTAAAACTTGGGCTATGTTAACTCCTTTATTTGGCATAGCCTTTATTGTTTGAGCTATATTTAGAACTGTGCCATAAGCTGCTTCATCTTCCAAAGAGAGGTTACCCATTTCATCGGCTGTTGTAGCTCTAAGGAGAGCGAACTGAGGTTTTGGTGCCGTATATAATAAAAATTCTTCGCCATCAATATTAATTAAATGTACTTTAACTCTCCTCATCTTTTTTCCTTTTTCATTAATTGCTGTTCCATCGAATCTGGGATCTGCCGTGGTATAGAGACCAACCTTTGTTAAAACACCAGGCCTCCCACTACCTACTTCTCTAAACCAATATGCCATTATTCCTATGCTCCAAGCATATGCATCAAACCATTCCTCTCTAACCATTTTTTGTAAACTTTCGCTCCATCCGTAGTATGGAAAGAGAGTACCATCAATAAAGTCCTCATCTTTTCTTTCATAAATCATTTTTGCAATACGATCAAGCCCTCTTCCAGGAGCGCCTGGAAAAGTATCACTGATAAGGAACAATTTTTTGGGATGGCCAGTTTTTATATATAATTTGTACAGTCTTTCAATTAAAAATTCTGGCGCAGTAATCATATTAAAGCCTGAC includes:
- a CDS encoding A24 family peptidase, whose translation is MIILKVMQYFLIMLAFAIFIPASILDIKYREVPLWLWYVGSKIGIVFSLISFSFYYSIQTLVIYYLISIFSVLGLFIAYIIGHMGAGDMWASIFLALSLPINPFGGIFPPIILTLLIASILELITRTFLTLRECKGFNKRCFSAAPIKARDLLSMKKYKWYFAQTSTKNISVDEPHETIIEECNGNLDNIVWAQPGLPYILFILISLPVSLILGAII
- a CDS encoding DHH family phosphoesterase, which translates into the protein MGSNNVNKIYIITHNDLDGMGGAASILRILGKKLNDSVIIFAEPYNVENAIEGIIDSVNKGDYLFLVDIGSNKNNISYVYNYFKEISKKGVEIYWFDHHVWEDKDIQLIKSIGVNVIVDTSTCGTGVAIKYASKIFEKNIDDFLEKLEKAICASDIWKWDDELGAKLFRATYANGGLNGLEWKFKVIDKFINGIIWDEELEEHLRYYIRKELEGYDRILSTLKTYGNSCKVSGVFKDTDIPSDSIVGAMILSRSNSDIAVIIKKKGFNLVSLSLRSRDKANVQLIAKSLGGGGHPKASGASMNIPLYVSLISLFDKSFLIKYVIKNIYSLALNNNSCLLNKKN
- a CDS encoding HIT family protein gives rise to the protein MEWAEKWYDNLWAPWRMSYIKNFSGTKNEEKNEKNKCIFCEAQKLDMKEALVVFKGKFSFIILNKFPYNSGHLMIAPYRHVGNLTELNDDEMLEISKLIKVSIDALTKAYKPEGFNIGVNIGEAAGAGVPGHVHIHIVPRWKGDANYITIIGGVKVVPQSLEETYNILKPLIEEVSRNLGL
- the radA gene encoding DNA repair and recombination protein RadA — translated: MSEENTNNEQEKARPKDITDLPGVGPNTAQKLIESGYTSIEAIAVATPQEIAQVTGIPLPSAQKIVSAARETLDIKFRTALELKKERLNIHKITTGSKSLDDLLGGGIETRDMTEFFGEYGTGKTQICHALAVNVQLPEDKGGLNAKAVYIDTEGTFRWERIEQIARGLNLDPDKVMENIYWIRAVNSHHQMAIVDQLYDMLSKDNVKLVIVDSLTSHFRAEFPGRENLAMRQQLLNKHLHQLIRLSEIYDIAVVVTNQVMARPDVFYGDPTSAVGGNIVAHAPGVRVQLKRSRGNKRIARIVDAPHLPEGETVFVITEYGIKDAED
- a CDS encoding MBL fold metallo-hydrolase, with the translated sequence MNKYEKFGDLFIVDVSPGDLHGIVSSFILVDDKVTIIEPGPASQYNKLKNALLDLNLKPDIIISTHIHLDHAGSTGHLINDYPNAKAYVHPKGAKHIIDPSQLWDAANKFSKLLADNYGKPLPVKESNVIVPDDYSEINIGKHKVKFIYTPGHASHHMSILLYPENIIFTGDSAGGIFNFKSGKVYAITSPTPFKPIQYLESLEKMKSFKPKYIAPTHYGIHENGYEYLEIGVDRTKLWLDVINEDLAKGVEDLNKIVKDLMDADKDFMNAVNENIQFFTDGFLIESVKGMINAIKNGDYKK
- a CDS encoding 50S ribosomal protein L38e gives rise to the protein MPIEVKSLEELEKIAQKGIECRVKRNNKDGMAKIKVRTNKYLYTFKVEKDKVDEILTKLNCKNVVDLDKQKPKQQKPKKKEEKKEVKEEAKEEVKGGEEKKETKEEEKTQTNIASEEKKEENQ
- a CDS encoding chromatin protein Cren7, producing the protein MSSKLPPVKVKDPTTGKEVTLTPIKVWTLAPKKGKGVKIGLFKSPETGKYFRAKVE
- a CDS encoding threonyl-tRNA synthetase editing domain-containing protein, translated to MRILMIHLREIKYWAVEEAIENPPDPPSKYEGNECVAGFISVEEDDTPDLSHEAALELAQHANRFKLNCIVIYPFAHLSPSLAEPNKAINVLKSIEDELKKMGFNVNRAPFGWYKGFSITCPGHPMCELSRTITPPKGPFYIKDQNKLSIQDAINNKLLDSSLLINNPWDNESIGAQEKFGILSDGINNIGKFMIDTFMEFLIKENNEENLEIKHGNHKEIYGIDGLSSIIKSVLDYGRYLKDHGASIQGFIPGSDILLLPKISKKDDFDKEFNNIINGISNKLSEIKASSSEGFNINYDIDYDLNLILYKSRNNGFVLLGGYGNVRGNSLTFIGPIRNIISSLIDYGLILADNGITPSLPFWLSPYQVAIIPVKESHEEYAKNIFNELNSKGIRVYYDPPSKSLGTRIRVAGKSWVPMIVVVGDKEKESNTVNVRKRWKQGSQEVLTLDEFYNEIELLKSEGPLNKYLNPPVS
- a CDS encoding DUF99 family protein, which codes for MIIEKIIACDDGEVKKLGYGKTLVSCISYKEVWPENIKIGFVHTDGLDATSVLSYLIKTLANNEKSVVLFDSITIAGFNVISLPGIQKLTNLPSIVIYNYKPSIKNLLKALRPHFEDSYIRELALNQLKEIKKIETNRGVLYIVNRGVNKEEAIQLINSYQFYSTIPEPLRMSHIISSHLSKIINPYLP
- a CDS encoding CoA-transferase is translated as MVKLLAEVIEQLARKKIVKDPDTILSLIPDNSIVAMSGFNMITAPEFLIERLYKLYIKTGHPKKLFLISDTFPGAPGRGLDRIAKMIYERKDEDFIDGTLFPYYGWSESLQKMVREEWFDAYAWSIGIMAYWFREVGSGRPGVLTKVGLYTTADPRFDGTAINEKGKKMRRVKVHLINIDGEEFLLYTAPKPQFALLRATTADEMGNLSLEDEAAYGTVLNIAQTIKAMPNKGVNIAQVLRIARYGSINPKDVEVPGPLVDYVVISPREYHWQSASFDYDPSVSGKIIPPLSRESLTQVELNHRKIIARRVMLELLELLKKYGRQVIVNLGVGIPATVADVAVEEEVQDLIVLTVESGTWGGKPLYGADFGASIGPFAILSVPDQFTMYEGGIIDAASLGFMQVDKYGNVNSFIMPSRLPGPGGFPAIAAGSPQIFFAGEFTAGDRVIEIHDGKLKIIKDGDIIKFVKEVYRVGCSGKILSRANKNALYITERAVFKKADEGIELLEIAPGIDLEKDILNKMEFKPIIIKEPKLMDQRIFYPRRMGIKEEAIEAIKR